The Candidatus Bathyarchaeota archaeon genome includes a region encoding these proteins:
- a CDS encoding zinc ribbon domain-containing protein: MKQWHQNLIGSIVVDIIGTCLILWGFTIEIPDAYRTFFGIPTSVNPEYRVAFLQMLALFLVGILISGVGLGMLLETHTIYQLEKKLASGKAEHARKKCSKCGMEYSGKDYEHCPKCGTKLEY; this comes from the coding sequence ATGAAACAATGGCACCAGAATCTTATTGGTTCAATTGTTGTGGACATTATTGGAACATGTTTAATATTATGGGGATTTACCATAGAAATACCTGACGCCTACAGAACCTTTTTCGGTATTCCAACCTCAGTCAATCCAGAGTATCGTGTTGCCTTCTTACAAATGTTGGCGTTGTTTCTTGTGGGGATTCTGATTTCAGGTGTAGGTCTCGGAATGCTACTCGAAACTCATACGATTTACCAGTTAGAAAAGAAGTTAGCTTCTGGGAAAGCTGAACATGCACGCAAGAAATGCTCTAAATGTGGAATGGAGTATTCGGGCAAGGACTATGAACATTGCCCTAAATGTGGCACTAAACTGGAATATTAG